From the Solanum pennellii chromosome 4, SPENNV200 genome, one window contains:
- the LOC107017284 gene encoding peroxidase 9-like: MAFSLGLVMLFLSCAISQAFLVSSSNYGGLFPDFYQFSCPQANDIIMSYMEEAIAKDPRMAASLLRLHFHDCFVQGCDASVLLDNSSGFKSEKEAGPNKNSLRGFEVIDQIKAKLEQVCPCTVSCADILALTARDSVVLSGGPYWEVPLGRRDSKRAYFNKANVNIPAPNSKIQTLISLFNRQGLNEKDLVALSGAHTIGVARCVSFRQRLYNQTGDHLPDATLEKNYYNDLKSICPTSGGNNNISPLDIVSPNRFDNSYFKLLLLGKGLLNSDEVLLTGKVKKTKQLVKIYAENEAIFFHQFSKSMVKMGNISPLTELKGEIRKNCRRVN; this comes from the exons atggcTTTTTCTCTTGGACTagtaatgttatttttatcttGTGCAATATCCCAAGCTTTTCTAGTTTCTAGTTCCAATTATGGTGGtctttttccagatttttaccaattttcatgcCCTCAAGCAAATGACATTATAATGTCTTATATGGAAGAGGCAATTGCTAAAGATCCAAGAATGGCTGCTTCTTTGCTACGACTTCATTTTCACGACTGCTTTGTTCAG GGTTGTGATGCATCTGTATTATTGGATAATAGTAGTGGATTCAAAAGTGAAAAGGAGGCTGGACCAAACAAGAATTCTCTGAGAGGATTTGAAGTGATTGATCAAATCAAAGCTAAATTAGAACAAGTTTGTCCTTGTACTGTTTCTTGTGCTGACATTCTAGCCCTTACTGCTCGTGATTCTGTCGTTTTG AGTGGTGGACCATATTGGGAAGTGCCACTAGGAAGAAGGGACTCAAAGAGAGCATATTTCAACAAAGCAAATGTAAATATTCCAGCACCAAACTCAAAAATTCAAACCCTCATAAGCCTCTTCAATAGACAAGGCCTTAATGAAAAAGACCTTGTTGCTCTTTCTG GAGCACACACCATAGGGGTGGCAAGATGTGTGTCATTTAGACAAAGGCTATACAATCAAACAGGTGATCATTTGCCAGATGCAACTCTAGAGAAAAATTATTACAAcgatttaaaatcaatttgtcCAACAAGTGGTGGAAACAATAATATTTCTCCTCTAGATATTGTATCACCAAACAGATTTGACAACTCATATTTCAAGCTATTGCTATTAGGCAAAGGTCTTTTGAACTCAGATGAAGTACTTCTTACTGGAAAGGTGAAAAAAACTAAGCAATTGGTAAAGATCTATGCTGAAAATGAGGCAATATTTTTCCATCAATTTTCTAAGTCAATGGTCAAAATGGGGAATATTAGTCCCCTAACCGAGTTGAAGGGTGAAATTAGAAAGAATTGTCGCAGAGTTAACTAA
- the LOC107017328 gene encoding oligopeptide transporter 2-like: protein MAVNMEKKDPDIVIPEEEEDDESPIEQVRLTVSNDDDPSLPVWTFRMWFLGLLSCALLSFLNTFFSYRAEPLVISMITVQVATLPIGRLMAKVLPKRKFTIKSWEFSLNPGPFNVKEHVLISIFANAGSAFGNGPAYAVGIVDIIKAFYFRNITFLAGWILVVATQVLGYGWAGIMRKYVVDPAEMWWPSSLVQVSLFRALHDKEGEGETSRGKFFLVVLACSFIWYTVPGFLFPTLSNLSLLCLAYPKSVVAQQIGSGMKGLGILSFTFDWAVIASYLGSPLVYPFFVIVNVIVGYIGVVYILIPASYWGLNLYNAKNFPLFSSELFDARGQIYNVTDIVNDKFEIDKVSYAQHGRIHLSMFFAVTYGLNFAAVMATLSQVALFNGKEIVQRFRASYKGKPDIHTRLMMKYKDIPNWWFYLTLALSLALSLVLCIFMKDQVQLSWWGLLLAACLALIYTLPISVITATTNMSPGLNVITEYVIGMIIPGKPIANVCFKTFAYMSMSQAVSFLQDFKLGHYMKVPPRSMFIVQLVGTILGGTINMGVAWWLLNSIDHICQPNLLPPNSPWTCQSDRVFFDASVIWGLVGPRRIFLGLGEYSALNWCFIGGLVAPFLVWLLHKSFPRQSWIKLINIPVLLAATASMPPATTLNFNSWIIVGTVFNFFVFRYRKQWWQRYNYVLSAALDAGVAVMGVVLFFCVTVWNVNFSWWGTGGEYCDLATCPTGKGIFVDGCPLT from the exons ATGGCCGTAAACATGGAAAAAAAGGATCCAGATATTGTAATtcctgaagaagaagaagacgatGAATCTCCAATAGAACAAGTTCGTTTAACCGTATCGAACGACGATGATCCGTCTCTACCTGTATGGACATTCCGAATGTGGTTCTTAGGGCTGTTGTCCTGTGCATTGTTATCGTTTCTCAACACTTTTTTCAGTTACAGAGCTGAGCCATTGGTGATATCGATGATTACTGTCCAGGTAGCCACGTTGCCGATTGGTCGTTTAATGGCTAAGGTGTTACCGAAGAGGAAGTTTACGATTAAATCGTGGGAGTTTTCGTTGAATCCGGGGCCGTTTAATGTGAAAGAGCATGTATTGATTTCGATTTTTGCTAATGCTGGCTCTGCTTTTGGGAATGGACCTGCTTATGCGGTTGGAATTGTGGATATTATTAAAGCTTTTTATTTCAGGAATATCACCTTTTTGGCTGGCTGGATTCTTGTGGTTGCAACTCAG GTTCTGGGTTATGGCTGGGCAGGGATTATGAGGAAGTATGTGGTAGACCCTGCAGAAATGTGGTGGCCAAGTAGTCTGGTTCAAGTTTCTCTTTTCAg GGCTCTCCATGATAAAGAAGGGGAAGGCGAAACCTCAAGAGGGAAATTTTTCTTAGTTGTACTAGCTTGTAGCTTCATATGGTACACTGTCCCTGGTTTTCTCTTCCCAACGCTGTCAAACTTATCTTTGCTCTGTTTGGCCTATCCCAAATCAGTGGTAGCCCAGCAAATTGGTTCAGGCATGAAGGGTCTTGGAATTTTATCCTTCACTTTTGATTGGGCAGTTATAGCATCATATCTTGGTAGCCCTTTAGTTTACCCCTTTTTCGTCATTGTCAATGTCATAGTGGGCTATATTGGAGTAGTCTATATACTGATTCCAGCTTCCTATTGGGGGTTGAATCTCTACAATGCCAAGAATTTCCCTCTATTCTCCTCAGAGCTATTTGATGCGCGGGGGCAGATATATAATGTTACAGATATTGTTAATGATAAGTTCGAGATAGACAAGGTATCATATGCGCAGCATGGACGCATACATCTCAGCATGTTCTTTGCGGTTACTTATGGCCTGAATTTCGCAGCTGTTATGGCTACTCTCTCTCAAGTTGCTCTATTCAATGGAAA GGAAATAGTTCAGCGATTCCGAGCCTCATACAAAGGAAAGCCTGATATTCACACAAGACTTATGATGAAATATAAGGACATCCCTAACTGGTGGTTTTACCTCACTCTTGCACTTTCATTGGCTTTGTCACTTGTCCTATGTATCTTCATGAAAGATCAAGTTCAGCTTTCGTGGTGGGGGCTTCTCCTAGCAGCCTGTCTTGCTTTGATATATACCCTACCAATAAGTGTCATAACAGCTACCACAAACATG TCACCAGGATTAAATGTGATCACGGAATATGTTATTGGTATGATAATCCCAGGGAAACCAATAGCCAATGTCTGCTTCAAGACTTTTGCGTATATGAGTATGAGCCAGGCTGTTTCTTTTCTCCAAGATTTTAAGCTTGGTCATTACATGAAGGTTCCTCCAAGGTCAATGTTCATCGTTCAG CTTGTTGGAACCATACTTGGTGGTACAATCAATATGGGTGTCGCGTGGTGGCTACTTAATAGCATTGACCACATATGCCAACCTAACTTGCTTCCTCCCAACAGTCCATGGACCTGTCAGAGCGATAGAGTCTTTTTTGATGCATCAGTTATCTGGGGATTAGTAGGACCGCGAAGAATATTCCTAGGCCTTGGTGAATATAGTGCCCTCAATTGGTGCTTTATTGGAGGTCTTGTGGCACCCTTTTTGGTGTGGTTGCTACACAAATCATTCCCAAGGCAAAGTTGGATTAAATTGATCAACATTCCAGTACTTCTTGCAGCTACAGCCAGTATGCCTCCTGCAACAACATTGAATTTCAACAGCTGGATTATCGTTGGAACAGTGTTCAATTTCTTCGTTTTCAGATACAGAAAGCAATGGTGGCAGAGGTACAATTATGTCCTATCAGCAGCACTAGATGCTGGAGTGGCCGTAATGGGAGTAGTTCTGTTTTTCTGCGTTACTGTTTGGAATGTTAACTTCTCTTGGTGGGGAACTGGTGGAGAGTATTGTGATTTGGCTACTTGTCCCACGGGCAAAGGCATTTTTGTCGATGGATGTCCCTTGACCtga
- the LOC107017029 gene encoding protein TIC 20-I, chloroplastic encodes MTKKPRWWWRTLACLPYLMPLHETWMYAETAYHLHPFLEDLEFLTYPFLGAIGRLPSWFLMAYFFVAYLGIVRRKEWPHFFRFHVVMGMLLEIALQVIGTISRWMPLAVYWGKVGMHFWTAVAFAYLFTVLESIRCALAGMYADVPFVCDAAYIQIPYD; translated from the coding sequence ATGACCAAAAAGCCAAGGTGGTGGTGGAGAACCTTAGCATGCCTCCCTTACTTGATGCCTCTTCACGAGACTTGGATGTATGCTGAGACAGCATATCATCTCCATCCCTTCTTGGAAGATTTGGAGTTTCTGACATACCCTTTCCTGGGAGCTATTGGGAGATTACCGAGCTGGTTTTTGATGGCATACTTCTTTGTTGCTTATCTTGGTATAGTGAGGAGAAAAGAATGGCCTCATTTTTTTAGGTTTCATGTGGTGATGGGGATGCTACTTGAGATTGCACTGCAGGTTATTGGGACTATAAGCCGTTGGATGCCACTTGCAGTATACTGGGGCAAGGTTGGTATGCACTTTTGGACGGCTGTTGCATTTGCCTATCTGTTCACAGTTTTAGAGTCCATAAGATGCGCACTTGCTGGGATGTATGCTGATGTACCATTTGTGTGTGATGCAGCTTATATTCAAATACCCTATGATTAA